Proteins encoded together in one Pseudomonas sp. Seg1 window:
- a CDS encoding extracellular solute-binding protein: MLAPKRLLTALALTLIGSTTAQAADEVVVYSSRIDELIKPVFDAYTAKTGVKIKFITDKEAPLMQRIKAEGENATADLLLTVDAGNLWQAEQMGILQPFTSKTIDANIPLQYRSSSHAWTGLSLRARTIAYSTERVKPGELTTYEALADKNWEGRLCLRTAKKVYNQSLTATMIEVHGAEKTEKILKGWVNNLSTDVFSDDVAVLEAINAGQCDVGIVNTYYYGRLHKQKPDLPVKLFWPNQADRGVHVNLSGIGLTKHAPHPEAAKALVEWMTTPEAQKIFADVNQEFPANPAVKPSEEVAAWGQFVADTLPVEVAGKRQAEAIRMMDRAGWN; encoded by the coding sequence ATGTTGGCACCCAAGCGTCTTCTGACCGCACTGGCCTTGACCCTGATTGGCAGTACCACTGCCCAGGCCGCCGACGAGGTGGTGGTTTACTCCTCGCGCATCGATGAGCTGATCAAGCCAGTGTTCGATGCTTACACCGCCAAGACCGGGGTGAAGATCAAGTTCATCACCGACAAGGAAGCGCCGCTGATGCAGCGCATCAAGGCCGAAGGCGAGAACGCCACCGCCGACCTGCTGCTGACTGTCGATGCCGGCAACCTCTGGCAGGCCGAGCAGATGGGCATCCTCCAGCCGTTTACGTCGAAAACCATCGACGCCAACATTCCTTTGCAATATCGCTCGTCCAGCCATGCGTGGACTGGCCTGAGCCTGCGTGCGCGGACCATCGCCTATTCCACCGAGCGGGTGAAACCGGGTGAACTGACCACCTACGAAGCGCTGGCCGACAAGAACTGGGAAGGGCGCCTGTGCCTGCGCACGGCGAAGAAGGTCTACAACCAGTCGCTGACCGCGACCATGATCGAAGTCCACGGCGCCGAGAAAACCGAGAAAATCCTCAAAGGCTGGGTCAACAACCTGTCCACCGACGTGTTCTCCGATGACGTCGCGGTGCTTGAGGCGATCAACGCCGGCCAGTGCGACGTTGGCATCGTCAACACTTACTACTACGGTCGACTGCACAAGCAGAAACCGGATCTGCCGGTGAAACTGTTCTGGCCGAACCAGGCGGATCGCGGCGTGCACGTCAATCTATCGGGGATCGGCCTGACCAAGCATGCACCGCACCCGGAAGCGGCCAAAGCCCTGGTCGAGTGGATGACCACGCCTGAGGCGCAGAAGATTTTCGCCGACGTGAACCAGGAATTCCCGGCCAACCCGGCGGTGAAACCATCGGAAGAAGTGGCGGCCTGGGGCCAGTTTGTCGCTGATACCTTGCCAGTGGAAGTGGCGGGCAAGCGTCAGGCCGAGGCGATCCGGATGATGGATCGGGCGGGTTGGAACTGA
- a CDS encoding 2-octaprenyl-3-methyl-6-methoxy-1,4-benzoquinol hydroxylase has protein sequence MRADLLIVGAGMVGSALALALQDSGLEVLLLDGSPLSVKPFDADAAFEPRVSALSAASQRILERLGVWDGIAKRRSSPYTDMHVWDGSGTGQIHFSASSVHAEVLGHIVENRVVQDALLDRLHDCDLGMLANARLEQMRRSGDDWLLTLADGRQLRAPLVIAADGANSAVRRLTGVATREWDYLHHAIVTSVRSSKPHQMTAWQRFTDHGPLAFLPLERDGQQDWCSIVWSTTPSEAERLMKLDEADFCRELERAFEGCLGEVVSADPRLCVPLRQRHAKRYVAEGLALIGDAAHTIHPLAGQGVNLGFLDAAVLAEVLLQANERGERLADVKVLSRYERRRMPHNLALMAAMEGFERLFQADPLPLRWLRNTGLKLVEQMPEAKALFVREALGLTGDIPALAKA, from the coding sequence ATGCGCGCAGATCTGCTGATTGTCGGAGCCGGAATGGTCGGCAGCGCCCTCGCGCTGGCGTTGCAGGACAGCGGGCTGGAAGTATTGCTGCTCGACGGCAGCCCGTTGAGCGTGAAACCGTTCGATGCCGACGCGGCGTTTGAACCGCGTGTCAGTGCGCTGTCGGCGGCCAGCCAGCGAATCCTCGAACGCCTCGGCGTGTGGGACGGCATCGCCAAGCGGCGCAGCAGTCCGTACACCGACATGCACGTGTGGGACGGCAGTGGCACCGGGCAGATTCATTTCTCGGCGAGCAGCGTGCACGCCGAGGTGCTCGGCCATATCGTCGAGAACCGCGTGGTCCAGGATGCCTTGCTCGACCGTTTGCACGATTGCGATCTGGGCATGCTGGCCAATGCGCGACTGGAACAGATGCGTCGCTCGGGCGATGACTGGCTGCTGACGCTGGCCGATGGTCGGCAATTGCGTGCGCCACTGGTGATCGCAGCGGATGGCGCCAATTCGGCCGTACGCCGCCTGACCGGCGTGGCCACCCGCGAATGGGATTACCTGCATCACGCCATTGTCACCAGCGTGCGTAGCAGCAAACCGCATCAGATGACCGCGTGGCAACGCTTCACCGATCACGGCCCGCTGGCGTTTCTGCCGCTGGAGCGCGACGGCCAGCAGGATTGGTGCTCGATCGTCTGGTCGACCACGCCGAGCGAGGCCGAGCGCTTGATGAAGCTGGATGAGGCGGACTTCTGCCGTGAGCTGGAGCGTGCGTTTGAAGGTTGTCTGGGCGAGGTCGTCAGTGCCGACCCACGTCTGTGCGTGCCGCTGCGTCAGCGGCATGCCAAGCGTTACGTGGCTGAAGGGCTGGCGCTGATTGGCGACGCTGCGCACACCATTCACCCTTTGGCGGGGCAGGGTGTGAACCTGGGCTTCCTCGACGCGGCGGTGTTGGCCGAAGTGCTGCTGCAAGCGAACGAGCGCGGTGAGCGACTGGCGGACGTGAAGGTCCTGAGCCGCTACGAGCGTCGACGCATGCCGCACAATCTGGCGCTGATGGCGGCGATGGAAGGGTTTGAGCGATTGTTCCAGGCAGATCCGCTGCCGTTGCGCTGGTTGCGTAACACGGGTTTGAAACTGGTCGAGCAGATGCCCGAGGCGAAAGCGTTATTTGTGCGTGAAGCCCTCGGCTTGACCGGTGATATTCCCGCGCTCGCTAAAGCCTGA
- a CDS encoding DUF4442 domain-containing protein, producing MLKGLTARFGKARLMRWVMTFYPPYLGAGVRVRHISDDFRDIQVSMGLGWYNRNYVGTQFGGSLYSMVDPFFMLMLMENLGSRYIVWDKAADIDFIAPGKGPVFARFSIDETLLDEIRRQTASGEKYLPQLQVDIHDGAGNLVARVGKTLYVRLKPQARQA from the coding sequence ATGCTTAAGGGGTTGACCGCCAGATTTGGCAAAGCGCGCTTGATGCGCTGGGTGATGACGTTCTATCCGCCTTACCTCGGCGCCGGTGTACGGGTTCGACATATCAGCGACGACTTCCGCGACATTCAGGTGTCGATGGGCCTGGGCTGGTATAACCGCAACTACGTCGGTACCCAGTTCGGCGGCAGTCTGTATTCGATGGTTGATCCGTTTTTCATGCTGATGCTGATGGAAAACCTCGGTTCGCGGTACATCGTCTGGGACAAGGCGGCCGACATCGATTTCATTGCGCCGGGCAAAGGCCCGGTATTCGCCCGCTTCAGCATCGACGAGACCTTGCTCGACGAGATCCGCCGGCAGACCGCCAGTGGCGAGAAATACCTGCCGCAGTTGCAGGTCGACATTCATGACGGCGCCGGCAACCTTGTGGCGCGGGTCGGTAAAACCCTTTACGTGCGGCTCAAGCCGCAAGCGAGACAGGCTTAA